In Podospora pseudoanserina strain CBS 124.78 chromosome 5, whole genome shotgun sequence, a single window of DNA contains:
- a CDS encoding hypothetical protein (EggNog:ENOG503NWYT; COG:Q): MLLTVVYTSFVDLAQEAKALGFVLSEFLSNHTTLAATLSSLAATYLFLFAVLHLTQNEKEPPLVATAVPFLSPVIGMVKLSMDFYTHMRNKHHDLPIYTLRTRLYIVNSLNLILSVQRQWRTLIFPPVSARA; the protein is encoded by the exons ATGCTGCTCACGGTTGTCTACACCAGCTTCGTTGACCTCGCTCAGGAAGCCAAAGCGCTGGGTTTCGTCCTCTCCGAGTTTCTCTCGAATCACACAACCTTGGCCGCCACCCTCAGCAGTCTGGCAGCTACCTACCTCTTCTTGTTCGCAGTTCTCCATCTGACACAGAATGAGAAAGAACCGCCACTGGTCGCAACAGCGGTGCCGTTCCTCAGTCCCGTGATTGGGATGGTGAAATTGAGCATGGATTTCTACACCCATATGAGAAACAAGCACCATGACCTTCCCATCTACACCTTGC GTACTCGCCTTTACATCGTCAACTCTCTCAACCTTATTCTCAGTGTCCAACGCCAATGGCGCACCTTGATCTTCCCTCCAGTATCGGCTCGCGCTTGA